AAAACACTATCAAACTGCAATAAAAAAATTAAATCAAGAATTATTCAAAAGAGAACTTATAGCTTTATCTTTTGAATAAAGCTATAAATCAGATAATCATTTTTATATCACCATGTTCACCTAAGAGTTTAAAAATCTCTTTTCTATCATCTTCATTATGAACAAGCATCTCTAAAGTATAACTTTTAAATTTTCCTTTGCTACTTACTTTTGATTCTTTTACTTTATGTTCTCTTTCAAATATAACTTCTTTTACCGTTTGTTTTATATTCGTAGTTTCTAAAACAACAAGTTTATATTCCCAACTACAAGGATAATCTAATTCTAATTTTTTATCATTTAAATCTATCATTTTTACCTCTTAAAAATATTATACTTATTTATTATTCAAATTTTATTCTATTAAAATATTAGTTAAATAGGAATTAAGTATTATTTAAATATAATGAAACCCTAAATTTTAAAAGAAAGAG
The sequence above is drawn from the Arcobacter lacus genome and encodes:
- a CDS encoding HP0495 family protein — its product is MIDLNDKKLELDYPCSWEYKLVVLETTNIKQTVKEVIFEREHKVKESKVSSKGKFKSYTLEMLVHNEDDRKEIFKLLGEHGDIKMII